The stretch of DNA GCGCGGTTTGAGCGTTACGACGCTGTGCGTGACGAGTTGATCGCCAAGGGGCTTTTATACCCTTGTTACGAGACATCAGAGGATTTAGACCGCCAACGCAAATTACAGCGCGTAGCGGGAAAGCCGCCTGTTTATAATCGTGCCGCCTTAGAGCTCACAGATTCAGACCGCGCAGCATTAGAAGCAGACGGCCGTAAGCCCCATTGGCGGTTTAAATTGTCGGGCGATAAGGTGAGCTGGACCGACCTTGTGCGCGGCGAGCAAAATGTCGATACAAGCTCTCTGTCTGATCCCGTCCTTATCCGCGCCGATGGGAGTTATCTTTACACGTTGCCGTCTGTTGTTGATGATATTGATGCGGGCATCACCCATGTTATTCGCGGCGAAGACCATGTGACAAATTCGGGCGCGCAGATAGAGATTTTCCGCGCCGTCTCTGACCACCTTCCGACATTTGCCCATACGCCGCTCCTGGTTGGTAAAGACGGGAAGGGGTTGTCCAAGCGCCTTGGGTCGTTGTCGATGGAAGAATTGCGCAAGGATTATTTCGAGCCGCTGGCGATTGCATCGCTGCTGGGTAAAATCGGGACATCAGACCCGATTGAAATTCGCCCCTCTATGGCTGTGTTAACGGAGGAGTTTTCCTTTGATAAAATTGGTCGTGCGCCCGCGCGCTTTGACGAGGACGAGCTTTTACTGCTCAATTCGCGCCTTCTGCATGAAACCGATTACGACGACGTCAAAGACCGCCTTGATAAGTTGGGCGTCGCGGGCGGAGAACCACTTTGGACACTCGCGCGCGCTAATGTTTCAAAGCTGACCGATATGGCGGGATGGTCGACGGTTGTTTTTGCGCCGATGGCAGGACAGATCGCAGATGAAGACGCGGCATTTTGCAAAACCGCTGCTGACTGCCTGCCTGCCAAATTTGATGACGAAACTTGGTCCGAATGGACGTCAAAGCTAAAGT from Fretibacter rubidus encodes:
- the gltX gene encoding glutamate--tRNA ligase, which gives rise to MSTLPKIDAPVIVRFAPSPTGKLHVGNVRTALMNWLFVRQNGGHMILRIDDTDLERSTKAYEEGIKTDMSWLGLNWDSSFNQSARFERYDAVRDELIAKGLLYPCYETSEDLDRQRKLQRVAGKPPVYNRAALELTDSDRAALEADGRKPHWRFKLSGDKVSWTDLVRGEQNVDTSSLSDPVLIRADGSYLYTLPSVVDDIDAGITHVIRGEDHVTNSGAQIEIFRAVSDHLPTFAHTPLLVGKDGKGLSKRLGSLSMEELRKDYFEPLAIASLLGKIGTSDPIEIRPSMAVLTEEFSFDKIGRAPARFDEDELLLLNSRLLHETDYDDVKDRLDKLGVAGGEPLWTLARANVSKLTDMAGWSTVVFAPMAGQIADEDAAFCKTAADCLPAKFDDETWSEWTSKLKSETGRKGKGLFLPLRLALTGRAGGPSMGDMLQMLGPDKAKARLRGEAA